The DNA window tgaaacccttgttgctggtccattctagaatcggccgtgcgcaaggttggaatttgggtccaagttggaatagtcatttcagttagactatcacacaaccaaagccacaaatgtggattttctgtttgtttttgtttttttgtgtgtttggttgggtttttttttcgggttttttacactttactcaaagacatcgtgaattgggattgtgatgttctgaaagtgattacgattttgagagacactcagcactgatcgctacgaacggaaatttccggactgacagtgttttgccgatctcgcttgtaacttttaatcttattcatatacatgaaattggtcttctgaattgtgaagatataatgtcaacttttttttaaacctgtgacaacagctctatgataactcactctgtccttctgttggtctgtctgtcggttagtcggtctgaccgtctgtctgtctgtctgtcaaaaaaattgtcaaaaaaccggacatttccgagagggagacagcgctgacattgcaagcggccgcaaccggctctcatcacaaaaacaactgccctgcaaacaataccgccctggtagtcccccttgctatggtctgcctttgtttattgcgtactcaggagtgtcaactttcttgacatgacatgacattctcaagatcgccaaaggattttttcaggggtagacaaatcagccccattttatcaaagggaaggtgcaggtggagataattcaagggaagacaactctgtcttacctacaaacattacggccccctttattcaagggtttcattctagaatggcacccctgtacttgcgcagggttagaattccaacctggacccggtccattctagaatgaaaccggattctaagttcgcgcagaacatatatatcatatataatCACAGTTTTGATTTGAAAAACCCACATTGTTTGCAATGTGTATTATTTTCCCATACTCGTAACTCCTAAATTTCCAAATTAGATTTTCAAGACAAATCAAGctttcaaaatgtgtgtgtgtgtgaacatgcaATATGtcaataaattaattaatgatcTTGCTTAATTATTTGCCTTGCTCTAGCTTACTTTGCCCCTGTGCTAGCTGGAACGCTGACAGGtgggagaagggagagagaggatcaTATGACTTCGTGCTATTAACTGTGTGATGTACTTCGACCATAGGCCCTATGATAGGGTGGTACATGTACTGCATTATCATGATTATGTGATCCGCTCAAACGATTCAAAGTTGATGATACCGCTCACACAATTAAGTGATCACCGTACattttgaaaaacaaacaaacaaacgcatgAATACTTTCAGGAGTTTTTAcagaaaataagaaagaaaaaaagaaatgaaggaaaaaaaaaccaagaagaaAACTACCACATGCTGCGATTGCCAAATtaaaccacaggcggaaggtatcgtccactggactactactatcacagaaagactttCTGTAAACATGCTGATGCTGTCCCGTGGCTATGTTAGACCGCCCGTGATGTCTTGTCAACGGGAAAAACAAGCAGTCACTCGACACACGGGACAATACACGAACAAAGACAGATACAGGCAGAACAAAACACAGTACTTGCATAAAATTCAGTGGTGTTCCTGTCTCCCTGTTCGTatcactgatctaaaaataatccagtGGTTTCGTATCAACAAAAGGAACTTTCACTCTGGTGAAGGGTTTACGGGAGTTGCCTGCCCCATAGACGGTCTGACTAATTACTGCGCGACcacgcgcgacctcaaactaaagcacttacatgtaatattttgttgttctagTATCTTCACAATATTTTCTCACGTTGCACCATGTTttaagtcatagatataaaaaaaaatacgggaGTTATGATAcattttcgaagagctagcAAACGAAAGTGATTCCTGTCACGACCGACCAACTAAAGCATTGACATGTCGTATTTTTTTTGTTCTAGTAAGTTTTCACAGTATGTTCTCACGTTGTTCCAAGATTTAAGtcattgaagaaaaaaaccgggagttatgatgcattttcgaagagctagAGAGCGAAAGTGAAAGCACCTGATTCCTGTCacgaccccccctccccccaacccccacttTTTGATTGTGTCACTGTATTATGGGAGTGCGTATGAATTTACAAAATGTCAGTAGTTTTTCCTTCAGGGGATTGGGGGTAGGATTGGGTGAGAGCTAGTTTAAACGCATGTTCTTTTTGATAATGATGTCAAATTATGCTTTTTTTTGTGAGAAATGTTTTCTTGAACTGGAAGAAACAATTTGTACTTAGAAATTTGATACAATGTATTGTTATTCAGTTTTGGAATGAACTGTTTTTATGAAGACATTGAAAAAGGCATattaagagtgtgtgtgtgtgtgtgtgtgtgtgtgtgtgtgtgtgtgtgtgtgtgtgtgtgtgtgtgcgtgtgtgtgaaataaaGATTGAATTCGAAAATGTTCAACTATCATGCAAAATAACAATTGACACACAAGAAAACCAAACTATGTTCAAAGTAACTCGACAACATTTATAGCTGATGGTTTTGCTCCAAATTTTATCTAAATTATTTCAGTTTCTGAGAGACTaattatataaaaaatatttaatgttcagTCAATCCAAATAATGACTGAGTATTTTAATAAGTAAAATCATAATATCAGATTCAAACGAAGTTGTGAATAGCTGGCATTGTAGTCTTTATTTCATTCTTGATTTTATGCACTTTTTTTCTTACTGTGTTTTTATTTATATATGTATATTTATATTCGATTTATGTGTATTCATTTCTATTCAAGACGTAAGAGGGGCATGTTCGGTGAGAATTAAGATGCGTTGGGTTTCTAAAAGCAGTTGTAATTATATATTCTGTACAATGCTATTCAAGGGTGAGAATTAAGATGGGTGGGGGTGCTAAAAGCAGTAACAATATTCTGTACAATGCATGTTGAGGACAAATTtgaaacagcacacacacatatatatacacatatgcAAGCATGCACTCACAGGCCaccacatgtgcacacacacacagaaagagagaaaaaggggCATCACCCTGTTGTGAACTTGCAGAGTATCATGCAACTTCACAGAAGCAGAGCCACATGTAGAGACACATGCCAACACAACCAGCAAAGACAGACAAATATGCAGGTGACCATGGAGGCACACATTTAAttgcacttttttttcaaagtaTAAAGATAAAAAATATCAGATTTATTATATCCACTTCAAGAATAAcaagttagggttagggttagggttagacacacacacacacacacagtgtaaaACCCccacaacaaaaaccaaaaccaaaaaacatataaaacaGGGTAACAACCAACTAAAAACCTGAAACAAGTGATCACATTTCATCTGTAACAGGTATGTGTGCAGGAACTTCTcctttcacacaaacacacacacactaacagtaacacaccaCCTATTCAATTTttagacctgggaacccctgttttgcacttggagtattctcaagcaaacttggtgtattttcagtaaaataaatgagcgtactccacacagcatttgaacatccatgattcaaacatgtttcacacacgtccgtcgcaccgttaattaagtttaccactacatttaaaacaaatgcttcttctttcaatgtttactgacaaaaactgtgtCAAAATATTATGTGTCAAAATACTAAATCGGCtttgggatgcgcttgtgaaggaAAGTAGTCCAACATTTTTTCTCGTTGTATTTTattccactgaccgtactgctcGTATTCTAAACAATCATGCGCACAAACTACGGCGAAattgtatgggttcccaggtctgaatgttTGTTATAGTGTAATAGAAAGGCAATCACACTTGACTTAAATTCACAAGTCTAAGCTTTTACACCTTATctcttttttccccattttgacattaaaaaatgttgttttgaatattttttcatAAAGGCTGAGTGTTCTCTactgttgtttttattactaAATTCACAATGGTACAGCCTTTACAATAACAATACTGGTAGGGTCAATCAAAACATTCAGTGTGGATGTCGGCTTGAAGTACCCCATGTGAATGTTGTCAAAAATATTTGTGACGTTGTAGCCGTTTACATTGGTCAGTCCGATATCTCCCAAGTGGATGCTAAACGGCATTGGTCTCCCTTGGTCATCTTCATTCAGAAAGGCAATGGCAAAACTTCCTTTTACTGCGAGTGGCTTCCTCCACACTGAGAGTGAGTTGGAAATCTGCAACAGAATAATTAACACAGCCTTAGTATCACCTCTTGAtgacgaccacctgcccattaacaATTAATCAATCCAAAATAacccagacgattttttttcctACATAATTCCCCTTTCCAATACCACCActtgtctatatatatatataaggacCAGGGGCGAATCACGTCAATTTTAGGGGGGCGTTTCCAAATtacttttagggacaattcgacgacgcaaAGCGTTTTGTTGAGGGCGCGAACGGGGAGGCCTGGGGGGTCCCGGGTCATGCTCCCCTGGAAAATGTTGATATAAATAAGGAAAATGGaacaatctggtgcaatctgagccaagaaactcttctaatacaccttccaaaaagtaaatttaagaagacaaatttggatcaaaacaaggacaatttatcaatctggtgcaacctgagccaacaaattacccaactactttccaaaaccgtcccttagaagacaaaggccggctcctaggggggtccaggggcatgctcccccgaggAACATTTtaataaaaatcaaggaaaatggaacAATCTGATCGAGCCATGAGTTTTTCTGTATactcaatttttttatttttttattaaaaaaagaaagttttttaggctgggggggggggggggagggggttccggaaaccccggaaaccccccctggatccgcccctgaggaCCATTTTTAGTTGGCCCTTTGGGTGGTCATTATTGACAAATTTGACAGTAGTAATAGCTACCGGTATTAAACTCTTTCAGTACACTTACTCCATACAACATTATTCCCTGTGCTCCCAAAGGATCCTGGTTGATGGCGATGACGTTTTTGTTGAGCAGAATGGCCTTGGCCTTTGGATCAATGGTGCGAAGGTCGACAGACATGAAGAGAGGGGAGGTCATCATAGCCCACATTCCAAACTGGGCCTTCTGCTGGTAGATGCTTAGCCCATAGTCTCCCATCAACAACTGCGATGACAAAGATTTTCATTACAGATTTTACTTGCCTATATTCATTCCGAAACAGAATAAAGTATATTTACTGATCCCTAATTTTGCCATGTTTGATAAGTCTGCTGTGACAGATTTTAGCTAAATGATACAATAATTAACACACAATATGGCTCGTAAGCCTGTCTATTCCCAAGATTAGGTGAGTAAACACactgaaaaaagaacaaaaacaacaacagagctAAACTTAATTTATAAATATATTCCACTCTCCCAAAGTTATGCAAAACCCTTAcccaaatgaacaaacaaagtTTGTTCTGTTTTAATCCAATactgtaacaaaacaaaacaccaaaaaaacacaatcaTATCCTATTTTTAAAGTGAcaggacaagacaagacaagacaagacaagataaaATGAAGGATCATAAGTAAACTAGCATTAGTTTGCAGTGCTGAAGGTGTTGACATTCTTAGATGTTTTTCAGTGTGTATGAGATACAACCACAGGGGACCCTCCCACCCTTATTAAgacttcccttctttttaagaccttaatgctttctcagattttttgttcataaacTCTACACATTTACATCCGTTTTCACACTaactcctttttcagaccttttTCTCCCCcatgatttttggaggtcttaaaaaaagtgtgtgtgtggggggtccACAAACCTGATCAGGATCTGAAAATCCACCAGGCCCGGAGAAGTTTGCAAAGTTTTGCTTGTTTTCTCCATAGAACTTAAAGACGCCTTTAACATTCTCCCAGCTGTCTTGAACATCCAGAAAGTTACGCCAAATGTTGCAGTGTTGACGAATGCTGGCGTAGTTTGGCTGTAGAACAGACATaacaaaatggaaaattttacagTGGAAAAAATATGCACATAAGCACACATTTCAAGGTTTTCTATAGAAAAAAGGATCTGTTAATTTCACTCTCCAAAACAATTAGGTGTACTCCTATTTTAAGTGATAGTAAATGCAAGTAATGTGAAGGTAAGCCCTGTTATTCATTCCCTTGTATTCCGATACAACAATCAAAATTGGATGCAGAAAATGAACATTGAATTGCTTTAACACGTCACAAATCCCTGCCCCCCCCAAAACGTAAACACAtttcaaaacaacaaaattCTTTCTCAAGCTTATATATACCTGCATTTTACCGAGTACAATTTGCGCCGCAGGCCAGCTACAACCATACACCATGCGACGTCCTGTATTGTTGAGGTAGAAGCCAAAGGCAGGGTATGCTTcgacagaaaatgaaaaaaaaaaatactacagtacatgtacatagTACATATCTATGGGATTAGTACAAAGTCAATAATGGGCTTTGAAGTAAAAggattaaagaaagaaagaaagaaagaaagaaagaaaaagaaaaataaagagaaagaaagaaagaaaggaaagaaagaaagaaagaaagaaaaagaaaaagaaagaaagaaagaaagaaaaagaaagaaaaagaaagaaaaagaaaaagaaaaagaaaaagaaagaaagaaagaaagaaaaagaaaaagaaagaaagaaagaaaaagaaaaagaaagaaaaagaaaaagaaagaaagaaagaaagaaaaagaaagaaaaagaaaaagaaagaaagaaagaaagaaagaaagaaaaagaaaaagaaagaaagaaagaaagaaagaaaaagaaagaaagaaagaaaaagaaagaaagaaagaaagaaagaaagaaagaaagaaaaagaaagaaagaaagaaagaaagaaagaaagaaagaaagaaaaagaaagaaagaaagaaagaaagaaagaaagaaagaaagaaagaaagaaagaaaaagaaagaaagaaagaaagaaagaaaaagaaagaaagaaagaaagaaagaaagaaagaaaagaaagaaagaaagaaagaaagaaagaaagaaagaaagaaagaaagaaaagaaagaaagaaagaaagaaagaaagaaagaaagaaagaaagaaagaaagaaagaaagaaagaaagaaagaaagaaagaaagaaagaaagaaagaaagaaagaaaaagaaagagaaagaaagaaagaaaaagaaagagaaagaaagaaagaaagaaaggaaaggaaaggaaaCCTAAATAATTCTGTTTGCTAAAAATGCAAAACTGTCAGTGCACCTGAGTGCACATAAACTGCTAGTGTTCAAACACGGTGTTGACTGTTACCCCCAAAATTCCCCTATCTATTTTTCTAATGCAATTGAAATTCTATAAAACAAGCTCCAATTGACAAATGGCACATATATACAAGATGCTCGGCTGTTTTAATTTGGCCTATAATACCCAGCCACATGaataataattaaaacaaatacaATCATGGAAATCTCTCACTTTACAACATACTCCTGCAAAATCTAGGACACAGATAAACAGCAACATgtacttcttctttcttcttcttctgcgttcgcgggctgaaactccaacatacactcatgttttttgcacgagtagattttttacatgtatttacgccgctttcggaggaagcatgctgggtattttcgtgtttctataacccatcggactctgacatggattacaggatctttttcatgcgcacttggtcttgtgtttgcgtgtacttGTACACACGAAGCTGGATAAGgcattagcaggtctgcacataagttgacctgggagatcggaaaaatctccaccttaacccaccaggcgcggtcgggattcgaacccacgacctttcgctttggaggccgatgccttaccaccaagccattgcgcccgcaACATGTACAATAATGGAACCAATCTTTCCCCTACTGACTAATTAAGGAccaattaaattaaaaaaagtgttATGGCAACAATTAACCAGgactaaaaaaacacacacaaaactcacaGATATCCATTTCTTTGAGATCTGCGTTGCAGCCGTCAGTTTTCACAAGGTCCACACCCCATTCTGCAAACGTGTTAGCATCGCTCTCCATGTAGAACTCCGAACCAGGCAGACCCTCACAGGTGTCATACCCAATGTCTGTGTAGATGCCTAATTTTAGCCTTTTTTCATGCAGCTGAAGAACAGAGTGAATTTGACATACAT is part of the Littorina saxatilis isolate snail1 linkage group LG6, US_GU_Lsax_2.0, whole genome shotgun sequence genome and encodes:
- the LOC138969314 gene encoding alpha-galactosidase A-like isoform X2 yields the protein MAMADRMVADGYREAGYEYVHIDDCWAAPQRDENGKLQADPQRFPSGMQALADYLHEKRLKLGIYTDIGYDTCEGLPGSEFYMESDANTFAEWGVDLVKTDGCNADLKEMDISYPAFGFYLNNTGRRMVYGCSWPAAQIVLGKMQPNYASIRQHCNIWRNFLDVQDSWENVKGVFKFYGENKQNFANFSGPGGFSDPDQLLMGDYGLSIYQQKAQFGMWAMMTSPLFMSVDLRTIDPKAKAILLNKNVIAINQDPLGAQGIMLYGISNSLSVWRKPLAVKGSFAIAFLNEDDQGRPMPFSIHLGDIGLTNVNGYNVTNIFDNIHMGYFKPTSTLNVLIDPTSIVIVKAVPL
- the LOC138969314 gene encoding alpha-galactosidase A-like isoform X1, with translation MFLLLVLSGCIYGASALNNGLALTPPMGWLSWERFRCEKDCKKFPNSCVDEELYMAMADRMVADGYREAGYEYVHIDDCWAAPQRDENGKLQADPQRFPSGMQALADYLHEKRLKLGIYTDIGYDTCEGLPGSEFYMESDANTFAEWGVDLVKTDGCNADLKEMDISYPAFGFYLNNTGRRMVYGCSWPAAQIVLGKMQPNYASIRQHCNIWRNFLDVQDSWENVKGVFKFYGENKQNFANFSGPGGFSDPDQLLMGDYGLSIYQQKAQFGMWAMMTSPLFMSVDLRTIDPKAKAILLNKNVIAINQDPLGAQGIMLYGISNSLSVWRKPLAVKGSFAIAFLNEDDQGRPMPFSIHLGDIGLTNVNGYNVTNIFDNIHMGYFKPTSTLNVLIDPTSIVIVKAVPL